The genomic region ACAGAACTCTGACGCAGGTACTGAGCTGCGTATGAACTATCTCGTATTATACTACTTTGTATTTTATCTATATCTTCTGGTGTAGTTCTCTGTGGGTTTCCGGGTGCTTCTGACGGGGACTCCGATCCAGAACAACCTGCAGGAGCTCTACTCCCTGCTGAGCTTCATCCAGCCGACCGTCTTCAGCGCCGAGGAGACGGACGACTTCTGCAGCAAATACGCCAACGTGCAAAACCAGCCGGCTCTGGGTACGATACGACTTCTTCTTGTTCGTGTTTGTGCAAAACATTTTTTAGAGGTAGAACAAAAGAAAGGTTAGAGAgggaaaatataaaaaaacattatataGTCTTTAAGATTTAAGTGGTTAATTAAAAAAGTAAGTATTCTTTTAGatttatttagtatatttacaCAAAGAAAATCACACATTTAAAAGTAAAATATTTGTAATTTTAAGTCGTACATTTACAAAAAAATTGTCACAAATACATAATAAAAAAGACCTGGATATTCTCCAAGAtcaaagataataataatgataatgataataataataataataataatgataataataataatacatgtgatTTGTATAgtgctaataataataataataataatacatgggattTGTGCTTTTCCTAATGCTCAAAGCGATGATGACGATTTAAAAAATTAAAACTTAAATATTGTCTGGTTAAAAATGATATTCTTTAACACGAAATAAATTGTCTtggacatttttttatttttttaaaacgaAATATTACACCCTTTATAACCTATTTTTGTTAACGTCCTATGCCCCTTATACGCTTGAATACGTGTCCAAACAGGCCTCTTTAAACTACACCCGGCACATGGTGTGTCCCTCACATCGGCGTCATTTATACTGGGGACGCTGGGAACTTGTCTCCACCACTTTGCATTGGGATAAACTATTGAAACTGTTCTGAAAATAGCGCACAAGTAACCTTGACCCTTGACCTGTCCCCAGCCTCTGCGCTGCAGGGCGTGCTGGAGCCCTTCCTGCTGCGCAGAGTGAAGGCCGAGGTGGCCGTGGATCTGCCCAAGAAGACGGAGCTGCTGGTTTATCACGGCATGTCGGCGCTGCAGAAGAAATACTACAAAGCCTTTCTGATGAAGGACCTGGGTGAGGCTGTAGTGGTATCAATACTGGGAGCTAAATACTCTGATTGAAGGATTCATCATCTAACAGTCATAATATACAAACATCCCTTTTACCAATcccttatttattttatattccaACCGATATACTTACGGAGCAGGTTATTCTGTAGTTTCTATCTGGGAAACTTTACAACTTTGACACTGACTTTGTTTACATGCATCATAATATTCAACTAATATGAAGAATATTACAATATTGTTGATTTGAAATCGTTCGAACAAGCACCTACTTTTAAACATGATGCAAGTTGGGATGTCAACATGTTTTTTAATATGTGTTCATATCCAAACGCCAAGACAAGGTGATTAAAGGAATCAAAAGTGGGAGGttgtgtttaaaatgttaaaaaactGCTATTTCATGCAGAGACGCACAACTGGAGCTCCAGCCCTTTGACTTTTCCTTATTTTAACATGATAAAACTCATGTTATTTTATCCTTAAAGGGAATATGCATGAGTCAGCAGGAAGTTTAATTTTCATTAGCCATGTGAAAATCTAAGTAGGATTATTGTGTTTTTGGCAATAAGTGCAACACCACTGAATATATTTTGTGTATGTTAGTCTAGTCCCTGTTTCTGAATGACCTCAAATCCAGTTGGAGTTTCTTTACAGTCATTTCTTCTCATGTATCCTCCAACATACACCAATGTATCTGCAGTAAGCTATTAATGGCTGATATAGTTACCGGCTCATTCATCGGACTATCTCTACTGAGTGCATTCTTCTCAGTAAACGTTATCTTCTAAGTAACCGCCACCTTCGACCCCATTACCCAGTCCATCCCCATCACCCGCCTTCAGTCCTTAATTGGCATCACTGGTATCGCCCTCGCCCGGTTCAAAACATATCTCTCTGGCAGAAAACAATTCATTTCCATCAACAACTGCAAATCCCCCACCGCTTCAGTCACTCACGGCGTCCCCCAGGGCTCTGTACTTGGTcccctgtttttttttatcatttagaTCCTCCCACTTGGACAGATCCTCCGCCAACACCTACTCGACACCCAACTCTACGTCTCTACACAAACTATTTCTACAACCACCCACTCCCAACTCACCAACTGCCATTAAAAAAACATGGATGCAAAACAACTTTCTGAAACTAAACTGTGACCCAAACTCACTAACCCGCTCCACCCATGATTTCTCTCTAAACATCGACGGCTCCATCGCCAACCCCTCAACTCCCGTCCGTAACCTTGGTATCGTCCTCGACCCCGCCCTCACTTTCCTCCCTCACGCTAACCAGGTCATAATGATGTTTTTCTGCCTCCTCGTGCCTCTCCGTGTGTTTCCAGATGCTTTCGGAGGCGATCAGGGCAGCAGGAACCGTCTGATGAACATCCTGATGAACCTGAGGAAGTGCGTGGACCACCCCTACCTGTTCGATGGTGAGAGATAAGAGGAAGGAAGGCAGGACATAGAGATTTATAGGATCTTATTTAACATGTTTCTGTGGTCAGGGGTGGAGCCGGAGCCCTTTGAGATGGGGGAACACCTGGTGGAGGCGAGCGGGAAACTGTGTCTGCTGGACAGCATCCTGACACACCTGCAGAGAGAGTGAGACATCTACCTGCTTCACTATATATCACACCATGTTCACTGCctgctgactgtgtgtgtgtgtgtgtgtgtgtgtgtgtgtgtgtgtgtgtgtgtgtgtgtgtgtgtgtgtgtgtgtgtgcacgtgtgtgcgcgtgtgtgtaggGGCCACAGGGTGCTGCTGTTCTCTCAGATGACGAGGATGCTGGACATCCTGCAGGACTACATGGAGTTCAGAGGTCAACACACTGTACTGATTCTCCTCTCTAAAGATGAACAGAATGTGTATTTACATGTTTCTCCTCTGAGTTCAGGTTTCAGCTACGAGCGTCTGGACGGGTCGGTGCGCGGCGAGGAGAGGAATCTGGCGGTGAAGAACTTCAGCAGCAAACACATCTTCGTGTTCCTGCTGAGCACGAAAgcaggtgaggaggaggaggagcgcgAGGTCAGCGGTTCCCAGCCTTTTCCCACTCAGGGCTCACTCAGCCAacattcaaccataaacaatacggaggctaaataaagttctgattggtcgataagtagtggagtaaagtactgataccagaaacatgtacttaagtactactactacattatatgtttcatttgtgtccacttcactgtctcctccatgatttcctgtttgtgtttttatcttgttctgttgcctcttagcttttattttatttattttttatttagttattttctttattttttatttttaaattgtacggtgtccttgggtgtcatgaaaggcgcctaaaaataaaatgtattattattattacttcccCCTCTGCAATGGAGGCAGTTTGCATCTGTCGCACTGAGTTCCTGTCTAGATGCAGCAGGTGGAGCGGTGCGTCTTCAGACAGCAGTGGGGACGGTTTGTAGATATCAGTCATTGTGCGATAAGCCGACGTTGCAGGTTCTGAGTCTGCAGAAGAGGAAGGAGATGACTCTGATAAGAGCTGCTGCAGCATGCACGCTCTGACTTCCTGTCGCAGCGTGTCACAGTTTGAGGTAATAAGCAGGTGAATAATGTCCGATGTGTTTTCAGGGGGCGTCGGCCTGAACCTCACGGCGGCCGACACGGTCATTTTCATGGACAGTGACTTCAACCCTCAGAACGACCTGCAGGCGGCGGCGCGCTGCCACCGCATCGGGCAGAGCAGGTGCACCACATGTATAACACGTCACAAAGGATATAGAACAAAAcagttatatattttttattatattttttaaatgttttaattcgAACAAATATTTTTCTTTTGAATTATAAAAGTCATTTGCTTATAAAATCTTTAAAAATACTTTTCTTAATGAAATACTTTTATTTACTAATATAATTATGTCAAGCAGGCTGCATTACAGAATCATACAACGGTGTAGGAGGGCAATTAAAGGTTAAAACAATGAGGGGGCAGTATCCAAGAAGATTAAATCTTAAATCTTAAAGATTAAATCTCGAGATTAAAGTTTTTATttcaaagaagaagaaaaacaagCAAATTAATAagaattgttgtttttttgttgcagaGATTTTATAGTCATACATTGCAATATTGAAACTAAAGccaatggagaaatcccattggagCAGGGAGCAGCACCTGCAGCACCTGCAGCACCCTATAGCTGCAGAAGCCCTTTAACatctgtctgtccacacgagctGAAGCATTCACAATGAAGTTGACTTGTCCGTGTCTGCCTCCAGGCCGGTGAAGGTGATCCGGCTCCTGGCCAGAGACACGGTGGAGGACATCATGTATTCTCGAGCGGTTTCCAAGCTGCAGCTCACCAACACGGTGATAGAAGAGGGGCGCTTCTCTCTGATGGACCAGGCCCAGTCAGCGGCGGCAGGGCTAAAGGTCAATAACAGCATGCGCACATCACACGACACACAGGCGGCACCAGGATCCACGGAGGACTAGCGCTGCCCTCCACTGAAGATTCTTCTAGTCGTCAATTTAGGCGATTAGTCGACTGATCGTTGCATGATATATTATTTATGATTATTACATagtttagttgaatactcgattctgattggtgaaTTCAGAACACCAGtagtacagaccgctgtcaaggacttgttgaccgttgttaaggacgctcacatctgcagaaagaagttAACTTAGTTTCCCGTTGTCTCCCGTCTGGAGCAGCATGGAGGATGTtaatattcattttaatatactTGGAGAGCACAGGATGAATGCTTAGTGACACATATTCAGTgagcagttcctttggcatcagggcagggataccTAGATACTTATTTAAACATTCTCTTGTACTATTTATTTGTCTTATGTCCTTTTTATATacatgttgctctgttggaggaggacttcagtttTCCATATCTGCACTGAAGCTGCCGAGCGCACGGTGATAAAGACTTGAACATTAGCTGCTACATGTGTTTACTCGACCGGCCGCCATGCCCGGGGTGAAGGGAGAACACTGCTGTGCTGTGCATGATGTGTTTCTCTGAACCGGCGTCTCCGCTTCCTCTCGGTTCTTATCTGTGTTCTCGTCTCTCTGGGGTTTCCTGCAGCTCAGCGAGATCTTGAAGTTCGGGGTAGATAAGCTGCTGTCGTCGGAGGAGAGCTCGGTGCAGGAAGTGAAACTGGAGAAGATCCTCGGTCCGTCTCGTCAGGGTCGGTGGGCGGAGGAAGACTTCAGTAACgtcagagaggaggaggaggaagaggaggaggaggaagaggacaaGCAGAGTAGGTTTTATTTCTTATATCTCTCTGTTTGTATGTGCAGAATATTTAACCTGCTTTTACTGCTTTCTTCTGGCGTGTAAGCAATCTGTTTTACGTTTGGTTCACAGCCTGCAAACGTACAGATTAAATTATTAAAATATTTGTGTATTCTTTATGAAACAAAGCTTCATTCAATAAACTTAGGGATAATAAAAGCTAATGAAGTtgcataaatattaaaataaaatattaaaataagtaCAAATAGAATAAAACACAAATCAAATGAAATTTAAATTAAGTAAAAATGTAAATAGactgaaatacaaataaaatcgtgcgagaagaaatacaaattgaaaaatgtaattaacttaaaatacagtaaaaatataaataaaatagttcaagaagaaaaataaacaaggcattaattacatttgaaatgatttaataaataaataaaatatttcgAAATTCTAAAATTCAATaaaatgtcttaaatgtaatttacacATGATTTAAAGCAGAGAGTTTGCAAGCCTGATATCATCTGTTTTTCTGAGCACGAGTAGATCGAgtagcgtgtggtgcagtgggtggggcgttggtgttcggatcaggttcaaaccccactgtgtcagaccccaaagtgctcctgtggggattgtccacagtactgagtatgtaagtcgctttggataaaagcgtctaacaagtgacctgatacatgatgatgatgatgatgatgatgatgatgatgatgatgatgatgatgatgatgaatacGCCTGTTCACCTGCAGACCACATGTACTTCTTCGAGGGGCGGGACTACAGTAAGGACCCGAGCTCAGAGGACCAGAGCAGCTTCCAGAGGCTCCTGGAGGATCAGGAGGAGgttcagagaggaggagagcgaAGAGCGCTCAGAGGCAAAGCGGGGGTAAGACTGAATGTCTCTCACAGGGTGTATATTCATGCCACGCTTTCACCTCGGGTCCGTCCACCATTACCGTGAGGGTGGAGTCAAAAAGAGTTCTCTATGCTTTAACCTCAGACGATCAGAATCTGAGACATTTTGAGAatttccaaaaataaaatctgaattttgagattttctgGAAAAAATACATACTTTTTAGTTTCTGTGAAtaaaatctgaattttaaaatgTTCAGAATAAGAATCTGAGTTTCTGAATAAAACATACATTTGAGAATTATTTTGAAAAAAGTCGAAATAGAGTTTAGATTTCTTACAGAAATTAGAGCAGATAACAGAGActgtccctctgtctctctgtccctctGTAGAGCAGATAACAGAGActgtctctctgtccctctGTAGAGCAGATAACAGAGACTGTccatctgtctctctgtccctctGTAGAGCAGATAACAGAGActgtccctctgtctctctgtccatCTATAGAGCAGATAACAGAGActgtctctctgtccctctgtctctctgtagAGCAGATAACAGAGActgtccctctgtctctctgtccctctGTAGAGCAGATAACAGAGACggtccctctgtctctctgtccctctGTAGAGCAGATAACAGAGACTGTCTCTCTGTccatctgtctctctgtccctctgtccatctgtctctctgtccatctgtctctctgtccctctgtctctctgtccctctGTAGAGCAGATCACAGAGACTGTCCAtctgtccctctgtctctctgtccctctGTAGAGCAGATAACAGAGACTGTCCCTAAAAGAGCCTTCTCTCCACGTTTCTTAAGCTCCTTTTGTGCTTTGGTTTTAGCGCCTGGCCGACGCGCTCACACATCACTCAGAGTCACgtttcttttggtatatttatttCCAAGTTATCCTTCTCTGCAGTGCAATGCAGCGGTCAAAAAAACTAGCACACAGAGTATCATCAGCAGGACTCTTTTAACCAGCTGAGGCAATCACAGCACCAATCAGCCGCCCTGCCCAGCCGTGGCTGCGGATCATGATCACTTGACACCAATCAATTATACTCCATtacatacattaaatgattaaataatacaaataataaatcaaCGTTTGGCTCCTACagtccctctgtctctctgtccctctgtctctctgtccatCTATAGAGCAGATAACAGAGActgtctctctgtccctctgtctctctgtccctctgtctctctgtccctctGTAGAGCAGATAACAGAGACTGTCCAtctgtccctctgtctctctgtccatCTATAGAGCAGATAACAGAGActgtctctctgtccctctGTAGAGCAGATAACAGAGActgtctctctgtccctctgtcCATCTATAGAGCAGATAACAGAGActgtctctctgtccctctGTAGAGCAGATAACAGAGACTGTCCAtctgtccctctgtctctctgtccatCTATAGAGCAGATAACAGAGActgtctctctgtccctctGTAGAGCAGATAACAGAGACTGTCCAtctgtccctctgtctctctgtccatCTATAGAGCAGATAACAGAGActgtctctctgtccctctGTAGAGCAGATAACAGAGActgtctctctgtccctctGTAGAGCAGATAACAGAGACGGTCTCTAGAGATGATTGTCTCTCAGCAGCAGTTGTGGCACAGAGTCCGGTAAACACACTCTATTTAGGGCATGATGGTCGCAGTGAAACCCACTGAagaaggtcacacacacacacacacacacacacacacacacacacacacacacttgtagcTTGTTCTATGGCTCACACACTGATGCACTTTTGCTTTCACTCTGTGATCAAACACGGACTTAAAAGACAGGATCACGATATATATCTATTACACGCAAACGGAGACCTTTATTATATGTACGTGTGTCCCAACTGAGGGACAACATGTGCGTGTGTCCCAACTGAGGGACAACATGTGCGTGTGTCCCAACTGAGGGACAACATGTGCGTGTGTCCCAACTGAGGGACAACATGTGCGTGTGTCCCAACTGAGGGACAACATGTACGTGTGTCCCAACTGAGGGACAACATGTGCGTGTGTCCCAACTGAGGGACAACATGTGCGTGTGTCCCAACTGAGGGACAACATGTGCGTGTGTCCCAACTGAGGGACAACATGTGCGTGTGTCCCAACTGAGGGACAACATGTACGTGTGTCCCAACTGAGGGACAACATGTACGTGTGTCCCAACTGAGGGACAACATGTGCGTGTGTCCCAACTGAGGGACAACATGTGCGTGTGTCCCAACTGAGGGACAACATGTGCGTGTGTCCCAACTGAGGGACAACATGTACGTGTGTCCCAACTGAGGGACAACATGTGCGTGTGTCCCAACTGAGGGACAACATGTGCGTGTGTCCCAACTGAGGGACAACATGTGCGTGTGTCCCAACTGAGGGACAACATGTACGTGTGTCCCAACTGAGGGACAACATGTACGTGTGTCCCAACTGAGGGACAACATGTGCGTGTGTCCCAACTGAGGGACAACATGTGCGTGTGTCCCAACTGAGGGACAACATGTGCGTGTGTCCCAACTGAGGGACAACATGTACGTGTGTCCCAACTGAGGGACAACATGTACGTGTGTCCCAGCAAGTAAAGAGCCAACGATATGTATTAATATAATTAAGAAGCAAATAAAAGTGGAAATCAGAAAATACACACCTCCAGTACAGCAGCCACGCGGAAGGGTTAGAGGTGGAAGTATatatattagagccgggactcgattaaaaaaataatctaattaattagaggctttgtaattaattaatcgaaattaatcgcatttttaatcaaatatacatatctgacctgagaacagtgagaagcagtttccacatggatgttactccaggtggtcgacagtcgagtgcagtcagtgagcagggagctggttattctctcagacgtggactgactcatcctggccctgaacccagtcgtctggttgagtgtgggttgggtcagggcgTGGTTCcctgcactcggagtcgggctaacgtccacgctagctgctacacgctagctgctacacgctagctgctacacgctagctgctacatgctagctgctacatgctagctgctacatgctagctgctacatgctagctgctacatgctagctgctacatgctagctgctacatgctagctgctacatgctagctgctacatgctttgcattgaggtgatactttaggcttgatgtgctgcggctcTTGTCGACGTTTCCATCCGTCCgtcttttaaaacaaaatgtcccatccacggggccgaccaaagcggctcatcagcttgttcgttcatgtttgactattgttcaccgtggtttgttgttgtttgaagtcccatgctgaagtcatgaacgttagttggtgctccagtataatcggtacgcctgaaactcatccagtgagaaacgttccgctgtgcaaaaataagtgcgattcaaatgcgttaatttttttaacgcgttaatttttgtgtaattaattaatcttaattaacgcgttaaagtcccggccctgatatatattgcacatcagGGGTcttatggatggatagatagattatAATAGACTTATGGTCTTTGTTGCTATGGGGTGGGGGTCTGTGGGCGGGGGTCTACCTGCAGGACAGAAGACCCCCGCTCACTCTGTCTTTACGAATGAAGGATGTCTAAGTGTTGAATCTGGTTAAACGATGCATCAGTCCACGTCAATCCGGTGTGATGTCCTCTGTTTGTCTCCAGGTTTCTCTGACGGCTGCTCTCGGGGTGTcggtgaggaagaggaaggcTCTAAGTGAGGAAGAGCTGCagctgaggaggaagaggagggaggaagCTGCAGCAAAGAGAGCCAAAgtccaggaggaagaggagaagaggAAGGAGGAGAAGAAACACAAGAAAAGGTAAAGATTAGACTCGATATGCATCCAGGTGCAGGAACGAgatagatggagggatggagggagggatggatagatagatggagggatggagggatggatggatggagggagggatggatagatagatggagggatggagggatggatggagggatagatggatggatggatagatggatggatagatggatggatggatagatgggtggatagatagatagatggatggatggatggatagatagatggatggatggatagatggatagatagatggatggatagatggatggatagatggatggatagatggagggatggagggatggatggagggatagatggagggatggagggatggatggagggatagatggatggatggatagatggatggatagatggatgggtggatagatagatggatggatggatggatagatagatagatggatggatggatggatagatggatagatagatggatggatagagggatggatgggtggagggatggatagatggatggatggatagatggatggatggatagaggagggatggatggatagatggatggatagctgGATAGATGGTGGATGATGGTggtatggatagatagatggatggataggatggatggatggatggatggatggatggatggatggatagatggatggatggatggatggatagatggatagatggatggatggatggatagatggatggatggatggtggatggatagatggatagatggatggatagatggatggatggatggatagatggatagatgatggatggatggatagatggatggatggatgagatgggggatggatggatagatagatggatggatagatggatggatggatggatagatggatagatggatggatggatggatggatggatagatggctagatggatggatagatggatggatggatggatagatagatgggatGGCTGGTGATGGATCGATGGATAGATGGctgatggatggatatatagatgatagatggatggatagatggatggatggatggatggaggatggatggatagatggatagatggatggatggatggatagatgatggatggatggatagatagatggatggatggatggatagatagatagatggatggatggatggatggatggatggatggatagatggatggatggatggatgatggatagatggatggatgattggatggatagatggatggatggatggatggatggatagatggatagatggatggatagatggatggatggatggatagatggatagatggatggatggatggatagatggatggatggatggatggatggatggatagatagatagatggatggatggatggatagatagatagatggatggatggatggatagatagatagatggatggatggatggatagatagatagatggatggatggatggatagatagatagatggatggatggatggatagatggatggatagatagatggatggatggatggatagatggatagatggatggatggatggatagatggatagatggatggatagatacatTAACTTAAAAATACAGTAAAATGTACAAAACACTTTTGACCCAGTTCCTCTTTGCTATTGTGCAGGATG from Pseudochaenichthys georgianus unplaced genomic scaffold, fPseGeo1.2 scaffold_1361_arrow_ctg1, whole genome shotgun sequence harbors:
- the chd1l gene encoding chromodomain-helicase-DNA-binding protein 1-like; protein product: MSDLLTKIKHSEKKKTSVSQTDLQKLGLTGITLRPYQLDGVQWLSECQRNQQGCILGDEMGLGKTCQTISLLVFLSGSLGQSGPFLVLSPLSVMENWRNELQSFAPSLAVLCYKGDKERRAELQRETKHVQVLLTTYELCMNDASFLKRWKWKVLVVDEAHRLKNANSLLHRTLTQFSVGFRVLLTGTPIQNNLQELYSLLSFIQPTVFSAEETDDFCSKYANVQNQPALASALQGVLEPFLLRRVKAEVAVDLPKKTELLVYHGMSALQKKYYKAFLMKDLDAFGGDQGSRNRLMNILMNLRKCVDHPYLFDGVEPEPFEMGEHLVEASGKLCLLDSILTHLQREGHRVLLFSQMTRMLDILQDYMEFRGFSYERLDGSVRGEERNLAVKNFSSKHIFVFLLSTKAGGVGLNLTAADTVIFMDSDFNPQNDLQAAARCHRIGQSRPVKVIRLLARDTVEDIMYSRAVSKLQLTNTVIEEGRFSLMDQAQSAAAGLKLSEILKFGVDKLLSSEESSVQEVKLEKILGPSRQGRWAEEDFSNVREEEEEEEEEEEDKQNHMYFFEGRDYSKDPSSEDQSSFQRLLEDQEEVQRGGERRALRGKAGVSLTAALGVSVRKRKALSEEELQLRRKRREEAAAKRAKVQEEEEKRKEEKKHKKRMAWWQSSGYRSRCLPSVESEEEEEEEEEEDDGSVSSTDSDSSAIRYVLGDVTHPQAAQGDAIIVHCVDDSGRWGRGGLFTALEVRSDEPRKHYELAGKMKDLDLGNVLLFPVDDKQSRLDGQDQ